From a region of the Chrysemys picta bellii isolate R12L10 chromosome 7, ASM1138683v2, whole genome shotgun sequence genome:
- the LRRN4CL gene encoding LRRN4 C-terminal-like protein translates to MTILLGLSAPVLMAACLLILCPEGAPTSMGGSLPLPPKGQSHWPWLHAQESSPFASSTPQHDLGTDYYSYEDPSTPDTPQMPGSQNPSHQPCVYHHCRHLQTACAELSKDTGCLCPGVTGPDVPPEPPQLRAVHVTESGASLHWCAPSSTVWEYRLIYQADGGHTIAGPIFNSTFRMAVLGGLHPSTSYLVCVMAANQAGASPTDDGSRAHGPCRTIRTLAPQLPYAYVAAGLAAMFGLVVVSALTWHFALRSRRRQFHGSQDNILDGEVGPSGVANGLYRGEEQL, encoded by the coding sequence ATGACCATCCTCCTGGGACTCTCGGCTCCAGTCCTCATGGCTGCTTGCCTCCTGATCCTGTGCCCAGAGGGGGCGCCGACGAGCATGGGAGgctccctaccccttcccccgAAGGGCCAGAGCCACTGGCCCTGGCTCCATGCCCAGGAGAGCAGCCCCTttgcctcctccaccccccagcacGACTTGGGGACAGACTATTACAGCTATGAGGACCCCTCCACCCCGGATACCCCACAGATGCCTGGCTCCCAGAACCCATCCCATCAGCCTTGTGTCTACCACCATTGCCGCCACCTGCAGACAGCCTGTGCAGAGTTGAGCAAGGATACCGGTTGCCTGTGCCCTGGGGTGACTGGCCCAGATGTGCCCCCGGAGCCACCCCAGCTGAGGGCAGTGCATGTCACTGAGTCTGGGGCCAGCCTGCATTGGTGTGCCCCCTCCTCCACAGTGTGGGAGTACCGACTGATATACCAGGCTGATGGGGGCCACACCATTGCTGGCCCCATCTTCAACAGCACTTTCCGGATGGCAGTGCTTGGGGGGCTGcaccccagcacctcctacctGGTATGTGTCATGGCAGCCAACCAGGCTGGTGCCAGCCCCACTGATGATGGGAGTCGGGCCCATGGACCGTGCCGCACCATCCGCACCCTGGCCCCCCAGCTTCCCTACGCATATGTGGCAGCAGGACTGGCGGCCATGTTCGGCCTGGTGGTGGTGTCCGCGCTGACCTGGCACTTTGCCCTGCGCTCGAGGAGACGGCAGTTCCACGGCTCCCAGGACAAcatcctggatggggaggtggggccAAGTGGGGTGGCCAATGGCTTATACAGGGGCGAGGAGCAGCTATAG